The DNA sequence GGTAATCTGACATGTCAATGTATGAATCCTAGTGTTCATTAGGTGGTAAAGGCTAAAATTATGTATATAGGTGATAAAGCAGTTTGACTTTTACCTCATTTTGTGCTAGTAATGTAAAGATTAAAGTTTAACACACAACCTTGGTTCTTCTTTTCACTGAATGTAGCTATAAAGTGCTTGCCAAGTATAttttttctcggaatgtcatcaATTCTTTATACATCTCACCCAGAAAATTTCTGTCACCAATAGAATTGCTTGCTATACGAGCTAATTTGACCATCATAATCTGCAAGCGCTCAATTATAAGTTAGAATTGCTAAATTCTTCCCGGCAAAGTTAGCTTTGTTAATGCTTCATTGCATACTCATTTCTAGGTGCATGTTGGATTTTAACATGGCCTCCTGGGATTGGGTCTTCTTTGTTCTAATCTTACAACTATGTAAGATTAGAGTAGCCTAGGGGATGGGCACTAAATAGAAATTCTGAGGACCCTCTACTTAGTTCGAGAAGTTCACTGCTTTAATGGTCACTGTCTCACAGAGGTGTGGATGAAGGTTAGGGATGTCAAATTTAATCATGAAAGAATAACCCATCCAACCCATCTAGACTTGGGCGGATTGGGCAGGACATTTGCTTAGTGGTGGTTATTTTGGGCATAGCCCAAGCTAGCCAATCTAAAAGCTTTGAACAATTTCGGTTGCATATGGAGCCCAAATTGATTCATAAGAAAACTTATCAAAACatagaaaaatgagtttttcgaGTTTGGTATGTTATTTTCTTTGAACTTTGAAGTAGTCATGCTAAATAAAGAAAAAACTTTTATTAATTCGAGTTGGTATTTAAACAAATTATAGAAGAACAAACAAACAGTGAGAAAAGCCTTTGAGTTGGCAGGTTGGGTTGTGATCCATTGTTTAGCCCAAATTGACATGCCTATTTTGACGGGTTAAACCCAACCCATTTATTAATTCAACTTATTTTAACCTGCCAATATGTAGCCCAACCCACCCATTTGACACCCTTGATCAAGTTTACAAGGCGGAATAGAATTATACTGATTAATGAATATTCAGAGACACACCCATAGCAGCAATCAACCTGTGTTGCGCTTGCTATCATGCCTCCTTTCCATCCGAAGATATCTGTGgggcactgtcacgacccaaattctcctataggccgtgatggcgcccaacgtcgccgctaggcaagccaacgatgaaaataactacgtgattactccttttaataggtttccaagtaattaaatttcatTTATTAAGAGATTTAAGAAGTAGgaagtttaataaataaaacgaaaaCAACTGAGTGCAATTATAGAcatataaatactccaaaaccataaagtctactagagtgtgtgccaagacctggtgtcacaagtgtatgagcactagtagaatatacaaaactctaactactgtcgaAATAACACAgacagaaaataagtacaaaagaaaggctctaggtgctgcacaacggctcaggaagcagctcaccgcTAGGCCTCAGGGTATCGGGGATGTGCGCCGGtttgaccgccagatgcacctgcctcagatcctgcacggttagtgcataagtgtagcgtgagtacataaaaacatgtacccagtaagtatcaagtctaacctcgaagaagtagtgacgaggggtcgacatcgacacttattatGGGCCAACAGTAAAGAAATACAGAATTCTGAATAAGCAtgaattatgtaaataataataataacccaATAACAAGCAGAAAGCAGTGTTTTGGATAGCGTGCGGCGTCAAATAGCGATGAGGGCCCGCTTCACTGAGGCAAGAGGCGCGCAGCGAAGCGCTCGCCTTTTTGATGTGAagcgacaatttatacaaaaacataaaatattatatacatataactaaaaactcaataacaataatatattaataaatatatcattCAAAAATTAAAGACTCAATAGATAGTCAGACTCATAGTAGATTCATAAACTAAAGTCTAATAGTCTAAAACAAGCAACGtctattcttcttcaagattttcaaattctacaacttCATGAATGTTAGCATTATATTGGCTatcatcttcttcatcctcggAGTTTTCATCAATTAGGGACCGGCTTGAACTTGCTACTCCCTTTCCCTTGTAACTTGAAGAACTCCCTCTAAGACCATAGATATTCTCCTCAACTCCAACCGCCATAGAAACAGTACCCCAATCAAGATCATCTCCTTCATACACTTGTTCATCTTCATGATTTTGGGGGGCTCCAGTTAACCATTCATTTGCCTCGTCAATGTTGTCCAACAAAATTGGATCAATGGTATCGCGAGCTTCATAACGTCGCCTCAATGTATTGTATTTAATATACACTAGATCATTGAGACGCGATAGCTCAAGCCTATTCCTTTTCTTGGAGTGAATCTGCGCATAagttgtttagattaattaatcgatactaataataatacaatataaaatatattaatataataaatctACTTCTTACATGCTCAAATACGCTCCAATTTCTCTCGCATCCAGATACACTACAAGTTAGGCTTAGTACTTTGATGGCAAACCTTTGCAAGTTTGGAGTTTGATGTCCAAATTGCTTCCACCATTCaactatagaaaaatattttaaaagttaataagtataaatcaaataaattaatttaaagttaTAAGGATATCTATATTAAAGTTAGTTACCTGGCGACCTTATGTCTCTGGCTCTAATGGCCGCTTGTAAACCAAATAGGCCCTCTGCTTGTGAGTACCTACCAAACTCCTCCCCTATTTGATCTATCGTCGCTGAATTAGGGACCAACTTCTCAAGACATGCATGGTATCCAATCCACACCTCTGAAGCCAAAGTTTCATCTCTAGTGTTCTTGTAAAATAATCCCGGGTTCAGAAGATGGCCTGCTGCATGCAAAGGTCGATGGAGTTGATTCTCCCACCTGATATCAATTATCTCAAAAACTTTCTCATATTTTCTAACATCTCCCTCAAATGACGCTGCAATAGTCTCTTTGGCTCTATCCATAGCCTTATAAAGATAGCCCATTGGTGGTTTTCTCTCCCCATCCACCATACGTATTACCCTAATCAAAGGACCACCAACTTTAAGAGTCCGAACGACGTCATTCCAGAATGATGGAGAAATAAGAACTTTGGCAGTTTCTTTTCCCGCAACTTCCTTTGCATATCTATTATCTTTCCATTCATTTGAAAGAACTAGCTTTCTCAATTTTTTCTTTTGCAAGTAAAAactatgcaaagttaagaaagcCGTTGCAAATCTAGTTTTGGCcggtctcaccaaatttctttcatttgtgaatttcctcatcaaattcaacaacaacGGCCTCTGACTGATGTAAGAATATACCCTGACGGCCTTAGTGAAAACTGTAAAAGTAACAATAACAATTTTATAGTTAATACTTAATAGGATAGGACATAAGTATAAATAACTATATTAAAGTTACCTGAAGCATATGGGTTTTCCTTGAATATGTCACCAAACATCAAGTTGATACAATGGGCAGCACATGGAGTCCAATAAATGTGTGGATACATAGCTTCCATCATCCTACCCGCACTAACATTCTCACTAGCATTATCTGTAACAATTTGTACAACATTTTCCTTTCCAATTTTATCAATAGTCTTTCTAAACAAGCTGTACATTTTGCTTCCATCCGTAGAAGAGTTGCTAGCATCGTGAGATTCAAGAAAAACACTCCCTCTTGGAGAGTTCACCAACACATTTATGATCATTTTTCCATTCCGTGCTgtccatttatccatcataatggaACATCCAAACTTGTTCCATTCCACTTTATGCTCCTCAATAATTTGGTCTATCTTCTTCACCTCTTTTTTAAGATGAGTTACTCTAACTTCATGATAGCTAGGAGGCTTCATTCCTGGGCCATATTGTCCTACAGCTTCAATGAATTTATCAAAAGTTTTGTAGTTAACACAGTTGAAAGGAAGCCCTGCATCATACATCCATGCTGCAAAGGCACTTACGGCGCGGTctctcaaaatcttcttggcttCTAAACCTAGACCTTCTTCACCTTTTCCCTTTTCTTGTTGTTTTGCCGAGAAATAAAGATTGAGAGGACCTTTTGTCACTGTACGTGCCGTCGTGGATGACCCACTAGAACTATTTGAAGATACCTTATGAGTTTTTTGGGGGGGAGGTCTCATTTCACCATCTtcatccatttcatcatcttcatcaattaGATTCACCGATGCTTCAAAATTCATTTGAGTTCTTGTCACATTTTTCTTATCAACAAACGCTTTTACTTCCTCCCTAACCTCGGGCGGACAAAGGGGACATTGTACTACATTTTTAAATCCACCTATCAAATGTTGCTTGTGACGAGTTATCCCACCATTATATGTTTTTTCACAAAACACACATTTAATTGCGGATCTTGATGAGCCTTGTATAGCATAATTCCAAGCTATATCATTTCGTTTATTACTATTGGATGACGTCATTCCAACGCTgttttattgaaaaaaaaattatcaagtcAATATGCAATTAATTCTACTCTATAAGACTATAAGTCAATAATTGAAAAACAAAAAGCAAACAAAACGGGGCCTGAAAGAAACAGAAAGTTTGTTAAGAGAAGAAACAACCTCTGTTATTTTGCAAAAACAGGGCTTCGAAACAACCTCTGTAATTTTGCAAAAACAGAGCTTCAAAACCTCTGTTATTTTGCCAAAACAGAACCAAAAAAAATAGAGCACAAAAACAGACCTCTCTTTCTGTTAAGAGAAGAAGAAACCTCTGTATTTTGCTCGAAAAATAGAGCAGAAAACAGACCTCTGTTTCTGTTCTTTTCGACAAAAAACagaggaaaaaaaatagaaagaagaagaaagaagaaagaagaaaggagaagaagcatACCTGGACTTTTAATGGCTGGAACCTCAAGCTTCTGAAAGAAGAAGACGATGGCAGACGATGGCTCGCTAGTTCAGAACGTCAAAGAAGCTCTGTTGTTTTGTTCAAGATGAAGAAGATATGTTGTCAAGCCCTAATCACGACCCTTTTTGTTGAGTctttgctttttttcttttttttttttaaaaaaacaaaaggcGACGCTATGTTCGCTTCTCGCGACACTGTCGCCTCTCGCCACGCAGGCAGAGGCGAGCGCTATTTCGAAACGCAACGCAACAGAGGCTCTGTGGCGACACTGTCTCGCCTCGCCTCGCCTCACGCTATTAGCGCTGAGGCGAGCGCTATTTATAACACTGGCAGaaagtaaataattctttcacgcATGGTAAGTCCCAAATAAATTTCTGTCTTATATAATTTTAGCCTCTCAAAGCCAGGAaaagatatcaaatatataattacacttcgagtgttatcacgcacgatgccgaggtcgtacggcctgatccagaataatgtgtacactgccgagagtcgagcggcacgaaccatagatgcaagtttggcccgctccacaagaagagaggatactttataaacaaccCAGTGTTTTGGAGAGCGAGAAGCGGAAAAAAGCGAGGAGGCCTCGCTTCACCGAAGCGCTTTTCTTTTTCATGTGAAGCGCAATTTAACACATAAATAAAAGTAATTAAATAGGCATAGATAAATGACCAAAAACTCAATAAAAATAACATATTAAGCAAATGTTTCAATTCTTAATTCAAGAAGTAAATAATAGAtaccagtggcggagccacattgaaGCAAGGGGTgtcaagaagtgaaataaatgaacaaaaatgagctaagtccgaaataaatgaaccaaaatgaGCTAAGTCCGAAATTAATGGACCTCAGTACCTCCAggactttcgcatctgcggtccaagggccgcatctgcggaagtttcatcgcagatgcggtcctctcTTGGCTGGCCAAAatctgcatctgcgagcccgctctTGCGGCGCTCGAGCCGCACCTGCGtcctttctcgcttctgcggtcccttgactgcttctgcggtcgcgcatctgcgcctacctcgtccgcatctgcgatttCTGGGCTGCCTATGCTGGGCCGTTTCTGCGGCcgctggctcgcttctgcgagctcgcacctgcgattggccctccgcaggtgcgattgcaccagaagctggaTGCTTCAGTTGATCACCCAAAGCCAAACGACTTCCGtgcatcgtccgaatggcatccgaggccccgtccaaacataccaacaagtttgtaaacataaaacggactcgctcgcaccctcggaacgcggaaaacaacattaaaactaggaaacacaacccaaaaccaataggatcaacttatgaacttcaaattcttccaactcactccgaacgcgccgattcatacttaaactactcggaatggcaccaaattttgcgtgcaagtcttaaatcaccatacggaactattctcaggctcggaatcACAAActgacctcgataacaccaaaacctactccaaaccaaatttaaagaacttataaaccttcaataagccaactttcaacattaagcgccgaaacgctaccgggtcatccaaaacccgattcgaacatactcccaagtccaaaatctccatacgaacctattgtaaccgtcaaatcccggttccgaggtcgttaactaaaaatattgaccaaagtcaaacttagctctttaaagccaaactaaggaaccgaGTGTTCCGATTTCgacccgaactcttccaaataccgaactaaccatccccgcaagtcataaaacagtaaaagcatatacggggagtcttatttaggagaacagggatctagaaagcaaaacgaccggtcgggtcgttacaggcacCATGTGTGGAGtctataattgacatgtcctaataAGCATACAAATCCGGCGCTTAACTTCTTGATTGGTGGGTTGCACCATGTAAGGGCTAGTTTTGATACTCCTAGTTTACTAGTTAAATCTTTCAAGTACTCAAGTGAAAGTTGAAATTAGTTCCCTCTTCCAATTTGTCTTTTTTTTTATTACCCCTCCCCAGGAGCTCCCCACTTTACTCCCTTGGTGACTCGAACCCGCAACCTCAAGATTGGAGGTGGATGGGTGCTTACCACTTGTGCAACCGTCTCTTGTCCTTTTTCCAATTTGTTTACTTAACCTTTTAGAAGCTAATACAAGGCCTTCAACCTCTAAGGGTATTTTCTATCGCCTTCAAAGATGTTCCAAACTGATTATGATTCGTCCCAATTGTAATCATATTTGAATGCGAGTCCCTTCTCCAAACCTTTTGATTTAATGTGTGGGGTCTAGTTGTTGGAGTGAGTTGTTGTTTGCTCTTCCCTTGATATCTTTCAGTTTCCAGTGATCTAGTCAGCTCTTTGTTCTGCATCAGTTGTAGGCTTGTAGTGTAACTACCTTATCTCCTATTTGAATGTCTGGAACTTTTTAAGGTAGAGTTGAATGTCTGGGATTTTTTCTGTGTTGATACAAAACGCACTTAGTTCCACTACTTGAAAGTCATGCTCCTCAGTCTCGTTGAGTTTGACTTGTTGGTTTTATCCTACTGTATATAGAGCGACTGTTATCTGGAATGTAAGTCTTATTGGTTCTTTCTTGCAGTGGTATGCCTGAGTGTAAGCTTGGTCTTAATGATAGAATGTTGCTGGAAGCACAAGGACGAACTACGAAGGGGAAGGCCATTGATCTAGATGATATCAAGTTTCATCAGTATGaaattgttcagttatttctttttGTGGTGTTATGATTTACTGGTCTCTCCTGTCAAACGGAATTGTATGGATTGGTAATTGATTTACTTGTATATCGGGCTTTTCGAAAATAACGGGGCATGGGGGTTCGGGAAAAGGAATTAAGTAGTTAAGTAGTAAAAGGTCCTTTTTTTTGGGAAGAGGTTCGCATACGGTTTTTGAATCAGCAAACCTGGACCTCCCATACAATTAGTCAAATGAATTTGATCAAATGTCCTGACCAGTTTCTGATAGTAAcatatgttgctcggactctctaAAATATGCcacacccgtgtcggatccttcaaaaatgcaatacttttggaggatccgacagtTACTCCAGTCAGCATTTTTGAACAGTGTCAACATGATAGTAACCCTTTTATACCCTTTTATCTCTCTTATTGCCCTTCTCTTTCTATTCTACTAATTTTGCTTGTAATATAGGTGTGTTCGCTTGGCCCGATTTGAAAATGATCGCACTATATCATTCATACCTCCAGATGGAGCTTTTGATCTTATGACCTACAGACTCGGTACTCAGGTAAATCACGAGCTTACTGCATCTCTAAAACTTTTAGTTCACTTGTGGAAGTCCTTAAGCAAAATAGTTTAAACCTTGGTGGTACTTGTTCTCAGGTTAAGCCTCTCATATGGGTAGAAGCTCAAGTGGAAAGACATTCTAGGAGCCGTATGGAAATTGTGGTTAAAGCGCGGAGCCAGTTCAAGGAACGAAGGTATGTGTATCAAGTATACGTGTGAAATATTCAACTGATTAGATGCATCATTACTCTGTACTATGGATGACATGCATTATGTTATAACAAAGCTTTCCATGTCTAGTTATGAGTTTCTTCAATAATTTCAGTACTGCAACTAATGTTGAAATTGAGTTACCCGTGGCAACGGATGCTACAAATCCAAATGTCCGAACATCAATGGGGTCATCTACTTATGCACCTGAAAAAGATGCATTGATTTGGAAAATAAAATCTTTTCCAGGTGGTAAGGTTAGTATAGACTTGATCATAGTTGAATATTAACTTATAGTTTTACTTTTCTCTTTGTTCTCTCGTTGGGCTTTCCTATACgtattttcatttatttttcaGGAATATATGTTGAGAGCAGAGTTTACTCTTCCCAGTATTACAGCAGAAGAATCAGCTCCTGAGAGAAAAGCTCCCATACGTGTGAAATTTGAAATACCTTATTTTACAGTTTCTGGCATACAGGTAAGGGCTTAAAGACATTAGTTGTACTTAAGTTTCAGAAAGCCCTTAAAAGCATTGGCTGTACTTAAGTCGTAGACTTCCAAGTCTTTTTTCTCCTTGATCTCTGTAATCTCTAGGCCCATGCTGATAACCTTGCTTAGTCTATCATATTGAGCCACCACTATTACTCTCGGATAGAGCTGTTAACTCTACATACATTAGGATTTAGAACTGGCAATTACTTTAGGGGTTGACACTTCAAATGGTATTCGGAAATAGGGGTTATTGTACATGTCAAGGCATATAGGGGACAATGTGTTGATGCGGATGGTTGAGTTCTGCTGTAGAGGCATATTGGAAGAAATTTAGAAGAACTGCCAAAACATAAAACAAAGCTGTCCATTTAGTTATACTACTTCAAGTTATTTTCCTCGCTAGTTGCTACTGGTGGTGCTTGACAGACTGCAATAAGAAAAGAGAGGCAGGACGAGGGTTTTGTCCTGGAAGATGGGGCGATAGATAGCTGACTGTAATCTCTTCATGTACAGTAACTTCATATACTACAGTCTAATTACCTATGGGTAATCGTGGTATGTTTTTCCGGTACAGGTATAGGCTGTAATAGTGCAATTCACcacctaaataataataatttaaatggaGACAAGTTTATAAGATATGGCTCCGACAGTACTGACTAATATGTGGATTCCAATTAAGCACTTAGCGTTCCCCACATGCCTTCCAGAGAACTGGAAGTAACAATCTCCAGTGGTCGAACTTTTTAAGATCTAATCTGGCTCTGCTGTATAGTGATTGAAATGTCATCCATAAAATATCTTGCCTTCTATGACTTATCTCCTTTGTTCAGTGTTTGGAGAGTCTCTTTTACATGGCAAGTATAATTTTGTTTGTATCTGTGCTTTAATCTGATATGGTTTGTTCTTAACATTGTAACGATATGGATTGTTCAATGCATGCTAGGTTCGGTACTTGAAGATTATTGAGAAAAGTGGCTATCAGGCTCTTCCATGGGTGAGATATATTACGATGGCTGGTGAGTACGAGTTACGACTAATATAAAAGGTCAAGCTGAGATGGTGTTTCCAGCCAATTGAGTTCGTTAGCAGGCCTCAGGtaacccacaagttctaaaatttTGAGCTGCTTCGTGGAACGCAACTGTTCGTTTTCAGACTGGGTTTTAAGGAAAATTCCTGGGCCAATTTTGTTGTTAATTGTAATTGACTCTGTTATATGTGATGGTGTTCATTTGCTTGTATCATAAAATGCTTATGATTAGTTTCGTATCAAATATTTTTTCAAGGCAGATTCCCAACTTCCAACTGCTTGTATGGCCAAATATTCATGTTTTAACTTTGTTTAAAGCAGCTTCGCTTCGAGCATTGGATAAACAATTGATGTTACCAATATTTATTGGCCTTTATTGTGATAGATAGTGGTGGGAATTTCATTTTTATATGTCAAGGTCCTCGAAAGATGATAGCTCAATAATATTTGCTTGTAAAAAAGTCGTTGAGTTACTTGAGTTGCTTTATTTATAAAAAGTTTGGATCGCGTTATGGATCAAGAACCTTTGCTTTTAATTTGTTGAATGGTGAATAGAAGGAATCATTATTGTCACGGAAGGGATGATTATGATCAGTCCTTTGGGACAAATAACATACAAACAATTCTAACGCAGTGAACAACCGTAAACACTAAAGCGGAACCGTCAATTGATAGGTCAAATAACAACGTGGAAATATCCGACTTTAAACGAACCATTTTATGGTCTGGTGTAGTGGTGAGTCTAGTATTGGCAAAATAAGCCCATATTTTAGTGAGTTGGATGAGTGATGTTTAAGTTAGGTAAAATTTGGGCTTTAACCCATAGAAATATGGGTAAAATATGAGTTAGCCTAGTGGGTTATCTTCCAACTTTTGCTCATTCAGAATACATGATATCATTTTTTAAAACTGAAAATCCTATTAAGGTATTCCAACTCCTCTTCCTTCCTAAGTTTCTTCTCACTATACTTGACTGTGtgagtatttttttcttttctttcttttccttctaAACATTGTAAGTATTGTTTACTATGTTTAGCATTCTTGTTCTTTCTAGATGTATACTTGAATATCAAAAAAACTTTTAAGAAATAGAAGCAAATTTGTATAGTTTCCACCCACCCCACCTCCCAAACCACCCTACCCCACCCACCCCTACCATCCCAATCCCCACCCAACCCCCGTCCACCCCCCACAAAAACCCCCCACCATACCCCCACCCCTACTCCCCatcctaaataaaaatattattaagagtacattcttttcatgttgtagatagcgtactttcttttttatttcaacaaaattagtattttcttttcataatataaaaaatattttctttcatttcaacaaaaaagtactaaaatgagtactttctttttcaaccaaaaaaa is a window from the Nicotiana tomentosiformis chromosome 10, ASM39032v3, whole genome shotgun sequence genome containing:
- the LOC104114982 gene encoding AP-1 complex subunit mu-2; this encodes MAGAASALFLLDIKGRVLVWRDYRGDVSSVQAERFFTKLIEKEGDPQDPVAYDNGVTYMFIQHNNVYLMTASRQNCNAASLLLFLHRVVDVFKHYFEELEEESLRDNFVVVYELLDEMMDFGYPQYTEAKILSEFIKTDAYRMEVTQRPPMAVTNAVSWRSEGIRYKKNEVFLDVVESVNILVNSNGQIVRSDVVGALKMRTYLSGMPECKLGLNDRMLLEAQGRTTKGKAIDLDDIKFHQCVRLARFENDRTISFIPPDGAFDLMTYRLGTQVKPLIWVEAQVERHSRSRMEIVVKARSQFKERSTATNVEIELPVATDATNPNVRTSMGSSTYAPEKDALIWKIKSFPGGKEYMLRAEFTLPSITAEESAPERKAPIRVKFEIPYFTVSGIQVRYLKIIEKSGYQALPWVRYITMAGEYELRLI
- the LOC138900593 gene encoding uncharacterized protein produces the protein MTSSNSNKRNDIAWNYAIQGSSRSAIKCVFCEKTYNGGITRHKQHLIGGFKNVVQCPLCPPEVREEVKAFVDKKNVTRTQMNFEASVNLIDEDDEMDEDGEMRPPPQKTHKVSSNSSSGSSTTARTVTKGPLNLYFSAKQQEKGKGEEGLGLEAKKILRDRAVSAFAAWMYDAGLPFNCVNYKTFDKFIEAVGQYGPGMKPPSYHEVRVTHLKKEVKKIDQIIEEHKVEWNKFGCSIMMDKWTARNGKMIINVLVNSPRGSVFLESHDASNSSTDGSKMYSLFRKTIDKIGKENVVQIVTDNASENVSAGRMMEAMYPHIYWTPCAAHCINLMFGDIFKENPYASVFTKAVRVYSYISQRPLLLNLMRKFTNERNLVRPAKTRFATAFLTLHSFYLQKKKLRKLVLSNEWKDNRYAKEVAGKETAKVLISPSFWNDVVRTLKVGGPLIRVIRMVDGERKPPMGYLYKAMDRAKETIAASFEGDVRKYEKVFEIIDIRWENQLHRPLHAAGHLLNPGLFYKNTRDETLASEVWIGYHACLEKLVPNSATIDQIGEEFGRYSQAEGLFGLQAAIRARDIRSPVEWWKQFGHQTPNLQRFAIKVLSLTCSVSGCERNWSVFEHIHSKKRNRLELSRLNDLVYIKYNTLRRRYEARDTIDPILLDNIDEANEWLTGAPQNHEDEQVYEGDDLDWGTVSMAVGVEENIYGLRGSSSSYKGKGVASSSRSLIDENSEDEEDDSQYNANIHEVVEFENLEEE